The following proteins come from a genomic window of Aspergillus oryzae RIB40 DNA, chromosome 4:
- a CDS encoding uncharacterized protein (predicted protein), translating into MSSEFGLSPRVLRITRSDVPESYVLVHITRAGSSLVDLNVTATEGENPYSGTARAKTIGAVRNDEEWSQIVSHVFGQLDESAAKVKLCGIESSASVIGASDAEDKELVITIRKRIQTITQRLGSVTLRQDDQQAIQLFDWAGIATLRAYTIEERFASLLARYRSAENTIRQLNKQLEEFVSAKTQHEEQLIVNFVQLLNEKKLKIRNQQRLPASAKVEQEKVSWIQNTRSDQYLRPHKNIRAAKRTAAEMSDDEAESEEEFETMEFNQTMHSSDLGEANETTDERSSTPQPLEEVDENATDEGSPAPSDLTGSEDERHMFEHRGPTGRPIMKEPPAPPPRRELPFARKAHTPGKKSNAQEYNTEDTAGETDDDEL; encoded by the exons ATGTCCTCTGAGTTTGGCCTGTCTCCTCGGGTTCTGCGTATAACCCGGAGTGATGTTCCTGAATCATATGTACTTGTTCATATCACTCGCGCTGGCTCGTCTCTTGTGGACTTGAACGTCACTGCTACTGAAGGCGAGAATCCATATAGTGGTACCG CAAGAGCTAAAACAATCGGAGCAGTGC GCAACGACGAGGAATGGTCCCAAATTGTGTCGCATGTATTTGGTCAGCTGGATGAGTCTGCCGCGAAGGTGAAGCTGTGTGGTATTGAATCGTCGGCTAGCGTCATAGGTGCCAGTGACGCCGAAGACAAGGAGCTAGTGATCACTATCCGAAAGAGGATACAGACTATAACT CAAAGACTTGGCTCCGTGACTCTCAGGCAAGATGACCAGCAAGCTATTCAGCTTTTTGACTGGGCAGGGATTGCTACCCTCAGGGCTTATACCATCGAGGAGCGTTTCGCTTCTTTGCTTGCTCGCTACCGCAGTGCCGAGAACACGATTAGACAACTGAACAAGCAGCTCGAGGAGTTCGTTTCCGCGAAGACACAGCACGAAGAACAACTGATAGTCAATTTCGTCCAGCTGTTAAACGAAAAAAAGCTCAAGATACGCAACCAGCAACGCTTGCCAGCCTCTGCAAAAGTAGAACAGGAAAAAG TGTCTTGGATCCAGAATACAAGATCAGATCAATACCTCCGACCGCACAAGAATATTCGGGCCGCGAAGCGTACCGCTGCGGAAATGAGCGATGATGAGGCGGAGAGTGAAGAGGAATTCGAAACAATGGAATTCAATCAAACCATGCACTCAAGTGATTTGGGGGAGGCCAATGAAACGACCGATGAGCGATCCTCAACACCTCAGCCTCTGGAGGAGGTGGACGAGAATGCCACTGATGAAGGGTCTCCCGCACCCTCAGATCTGACTGGCAGTGAGGACGAAAGGCATATGTTCGAACATAGAGGCCCAACTGGTCGCCCTATAATGAAGGAACCTCCCGCTCCTCCTCCGCGAAGAGAGCTTCCATTTGCCAGAAAGGCCCATACTCCCGGAAAAAAATCAAATGCACAGGAGTATAACACAGAGGATACTGCCGGGGAGacagatgacgatgagctATGA
- a CDS encoding putative cytokinesis regulator (Byr4) (predicted protein), translated as MESLTLQVRRGEEETIECWDDDDDLQCYEDIQLRTASSATSVTNSSIRRSGHRDSISSRRSGRSDLDSNVGGDEDWQVQLLDNEEGVNEEAIASAKNAGIPLPANLPRSALVGGTIKRLGRRKPKQDFVDDWSEDVEFPGPDGVLELKNTQESMFPESLRQISSAATSPVKTSASPFWSDDISSHLQSALANLDSYQVDDIVDDADDVPTIRAPVSRSPQRNGFLNDSKPDKQNNDTEDFEQDFELPPDDLPLQLSHRQVISRGSSPTPDELDVDWSEGSIGVRFGGTTRDYRSNPSSSVSVVSPSASSCLTAESEDEGLDGLIIPDGPLDLESSLRKRQEPKYVNLSHSKLAKPSREAASADNFFSGLEVEDDDVFDSRRLSINPNVKCKTERPGSPARRSATTLTFTHTTVSPKTRIPRLSGHDRPHSTHLETVSESGAPLSKFRTPPSRGGGHSSHSSLSSLTPSGTTSMSPINSAPNRRLVGSRVPKGSIGNERITAGNQLLKKKRSMPSMRNTQQPVSPSFQRSPSRQDGSNFSTIRPKTPVDRANDVRTLSRKSHAPFIPAGASENQSHHASVKSYRQSRRTNSDSSNDAFNSQASSRLSRSSRHDAFGNTRNESSPEALVTSTKRTLTRPTRRRNFGDGTELASFDDLPTSTSAESRFVKLPSGRGAPRSLRSRLNRSHTIPSRTHTLTPQQPVLGIASKSNDFTPRFARDTNASRNAREQRIASMTFSGKARENASFTSLNAIWKAQTVSRVPLNSTIRSRKSRPAISAGCKPHLIKPLGAGVREPKSVNGMQYNPTAFRWEGNEGLIHDFEIGSPQSPKPAPALITNVGAMQNVQVVGGMVFDPQRMCWLKLAPLQPGTKGLVAIQDDDDVFAGLGDLEDKASSSRLRNSSTYDDFGFGGSGDDRSCGDSSDEWPMTEEFDVGPEFIRRQRAEEEKWRRKVDKWVSFDRMRFGDGWRWAIRDLVQSNSTWDHNSG; from the exons ATGGAGTCGTTAACACTCCAAGTACGCCgtggtgaagaagaaacaattGAATGCTgggacgatgatgacgacctACAATGCTACGAGGATATCCAATTGCGCACCGCGTCAAGTGCCACATCAGTAACTAATTCGTCTATTCGTCGGTCTGGACATCGAGATTCAATCTCCTCTCGTCGTTCTGGACGCTCCGATCTTGATTCCAACGTGGGAGGCGACGAGGATTGGCAAGTTCAACTACTCGATAATGAAGAAGGTGTGAACGAAGAAGCGATAGCTTCTGCTAAGAATGCAGGAATTCCTTTACCTGCAAACTTGCCTAGGTCAGCTCTTGTCGGGGGCACTATTAAACGCCTGGGGCGGAGGAAACCCAAGCAAGactttgttgatgattggtCCGAAGACGTGGAGTTCCCAGGGCCAGATGGTGTCTTGGAGTTAAAAAATACACAAGAGTCAATGTTCCCTGAATCGCTCCGGCAGATTAGCTCTGCTGCTACAAGCCCTGTGAAAACGTCGGCTTCACCCTTCTGGAGTGATGACATTTCTTCCCACCTGCAGTCTGCACTTGCAAACTTGGATAGCTACCAGGTCGACGATATTGTCGACGATGCCGATGATGTTCCTACAATCAGAGCTCCAGTATCTCGGTCTCCACAGAGGAATGGTTTCCTTAACGATTCAAAGCCTGACAAACAGAACAATGACACAGAGGACTTTGAGCAGGATTTTGAATTGCCGCCGGATGATCTGCCTTTACAATTATCACATCGACAGGTCATCTCGAGGGGTTCAAGCCCTACACCCGATGAATTAGATGTTGACTGGTCTGAAGGCAGTATTGGTGTCCGGTTTGGTGGTACTACAAGAGATTATCGATCGAATCCAAGCTCCTCAGTCTCTGTGGTCAGCCCTAGTGCTTCGAGTTGCCTGACTGCGGAGAGTGAGGATGAAGGTCTAGAtggcctcatcatccccgacGGACCTTTGGACTTAGAGTCATCTCTTAGGAAGCGGCAGGAACCGAAGTATGTAAACTTAAGCCACTCAAAACTAGCGAAGCCAAGCCGTGAGGCGGCCAGCGCAGATAACTTCTTCTCGGGTCTTGAAGTCGAGGACGATGACGTCTTTGACTCAAGGAGGCTCTCGATAAATCCAAACGTCAAATGCAAGACGGAGCGCCCTGGCAGCCCAGCCAGGCGTTCGGCAACTACTCTGACCTTCACGCATACAACAGTTTCCCCGAAGACTCGGATACCCCGTCTTTCTGGTCACGATCGCCCGCATTCGACACACCTGGAGACTGTTTCAGAAAGCGGTGCTCCTCTATCGAAGTTCCGGACGCCTCCGTCACGAGGAGGTGggcattcttcccattcatcaCTGTCTAGTCTTACACCATCTGGAACTACATCAATGTCCCCGATTAATTCCGCTCCAAATAGGCGACTTGTCGGTTCGCGAGTCCCAAAGGGCTCTATCGGTAACGAACGTATTACTGCTGGAAACCAGCTACTCAAGAAGAAACGGTCAATGCCATCGATGCGAAACACACAACAGCCAGTGTCACCATCTTTCCAGCGCTCCCCTTCTCGCCAAGATGGATCAAACTTTTCCACCATCCGACCAAAAACTCCAGTTGATCGTGCAAATGACGTGAGGACATTGAGCCGTAAATCACATGCACCGTTCATCCCAGCTGGAGCGTCAGAAAACCAGTCACACCATGCCAGCGTCAAAAGTTACCGGCAGTCCCGTCGTACAAATTCGGATAGCTCCAATGACGCATTCAATTCGCAAGCTTCATCCCGTCTGTCTCGGTCGAGTCGCCATGATGCTTTCGGCAATACCAGAAATGAGTCAAGCCCCGAAGCCTTAGTCACTTCCACAAAGAGAACGCTTACCCGTCCAACCCGTCGGCGTAACTTTGGTGACGGTACTGAACTGGCGTCATTTGATGACTTGCCTACGTCTACTTCTGCAGAAAGCCGATTCGTCAAGCTTCCTTCTGGACGTGGAGCCCCGCGCTCCCTTCGAAGTCGGCTGAATCGAAGCCACACCATCCCGTCGAGGACACATACTCTTACCCCCCAACAACCGGTACTAGGTATCGCCTCAAAGTCTAATGACTTCACTCCTAGATTTGCACGGGATACCAACGCGTCAAGAAACGCAAGAGAGCAGCGTATCGCCTCAATGACATTTAGCGGAAAGGCTCGTGAGAATGCCTCGTTTACCTCTTTGAACGCAATCTGGAAAGCACAAACAGTCTCGCGGGTTCCTTTAAACTCGACAAtaagaagcagaaagagTAGACCAGCTATTTCGGCTGGGTGCAAACCACATCTGATTAAGCCTTTGGGGGCAGGTGTCCGGGAGCCCAAAT CTGTAAACGGCATGCAATACAATCCTACTGCTTTCCGttgggaaggaaacgaaGGCTTGATTCACGACTTTGAAATAGGTTCACCCCAATCACCAAAGCCAGCACCCGCCCTTATCACCAATGTAGGCGCGATGCAGAATGTGCAGGTAGTTGGTGGGATGGTGTTTGATCCACAACGTATGTGCTGGCTTAAATTGGCGCCACTGCAACCAGGGACAAAGGGGCTGGTGGCAATccaggatgacgatgatgttTTCGCCGGTCTTGGTGACCTGGAAGACAAGGCTAGCAGTTCCAGACTGCGAAACTCGAGTACCTATGACGATTTCGGTTTTGGTGGGAGCGGTGATGATCGAAGCTGTGGAGATTCGTCAGACGAGTGGCCTATGACGGAAGAATTTGATGTTGGCCCAGAATTCATCAGGCGTCAAcgcgcagaagaagaaaaatggaggCGTAAAGTCGATAAGTGGGTCAGCTTCGATCGTATGAGATTTGGGGACGGCTGGCGATGGGCCATTCGAGACTTGGTGCAATCTAACAGCACATGGGACCACAATAGTGGGTGA